The following proteins come from a genomic window of Diorhabda carinulata isolate Delta chromosome X, icDioCari1.1, whole genome shotgun sequence:
- the LOC130901302 gene encoding MAGE-like protein 2, whose translation MNLTIYLVLAVAEESNPKRSIFDSPSLSPVPSTHEVRTINQQVPYPVFQPYPVTIERRIADPIPYPVEVPKPYAVPVHVNVPVEIPRAVPVPVPYAAPVPVKQHVPVEVPKPYAVEVTKPVPIEIPRTILVKERHHVPEPIPAPYGVEVHTPVKVRVPTPIFVKETQYLQTYHMQ comes from the exons ctaACCATTTACTTGGTCCTCGCTGTAGCGGAAGAATCGAATCCAAAACGTAGTATTTTTGACTCACCTTCTTTAAGTCCag TTCCATCTACGCATGAAGTTCGTACAATCAATCAACAAGTACCATATCCGGTTTTCCAACCTTATCCAGTAACCATTGAGAGGAGGATAGCAGATCCAATACCTTATCCAGTTGAAGTACCAAAACCATATGCAGTACCTGTACATGTTAATGTACCTGTTGAAATTCCTAGAGCAGTGCCTGTTCCAGTCCCGTACGCGGCTCCAGTTCCTGTTAAACAGCATGTGCCAGTCGAAGTGCCAAAACCTTATGCAGTTGAAGTAACAAAACCTGTTCCTATTGAAATACCCAGAACAATTTTAGTTAAA GAAAGACATCATGTTCCCGAACCTATACCAGCTCCATATGGTGTTGAAGTTCACACTCCAGTAAAAGTACGTGTACCCACTCCAATATTCGTCAAGGAAACTCAATACCTTCAAACATATCATATGCAATAA